One part of the Lotus japonicus ecotype B-129 chromosome 2, LjGifu_v1.2 genome encodes these proteins:
- the LOC130737921 gene encoding elongation factor 1-alpha-like, whose product MGKEKFHINIVVIGHVDSGKSTTTGHLIYKLGGIDKRVIERFEKEAAEMNKRSFKYAWVLDKLKAERERGITIDIALWKFETTKYYCTVIDAPGHRDFIKNMITGTSQADCAVLIIDSTTGGFEAGISKDGQTREHALLAFTLGVKQMICCCNKMDATTPKYSKSRFDEIVKEVSSYLKKVGYNPDKIPFVPISGFEGDNMIERSTNLDWYKGPTLLEALDQINEPKRPSDKPLRLPLQDVYKIGGIGTVPVGRVETGVIKPGIVVTFGPTGLTTEVKSVEMHHEALQEALPGDNVGFNVKNVAVKDLKRGFVASNSKDDPAKEAANFTSQVIIMNHPGQIGNGYAPVLDCHTSHIAVKFGELLTKIDRRSGKELEKEPKFLKNGDAGLVKMIPTKPMVVETFSEYPPLGRFAVRDMRQTVAVGVIKSVEKKDPTGAKVTKAAQKKGK is encoded by the exons ATGGGTAAGGAAAAGTTTCACATCAACATTGTAGTCATTGGCCATGTTGACTCTGGGAAGTCAACAACCACTGGCCACTTGATCTACAAGCTTGGAGGAATCGACAAGCGTGTTATTGAGAGATTTGAGAAGGAAGCTGCTGAGATGAACAAGAGGTCATTCAAGTATGCCTGGGTGCTTGACAAGCTTAAGGCTGAGCGTGAAAGAGGAATCACAATTGATATTGCCCTGTGGAAGTTTGAGACCACCAAGTACTACTGCACTGTCATCGATGCTCCTGGACACAGGGATTTTATTAAGAATATGATTACTGGGACATCCCAAGCTGACTGTGCTGTGCTCATTATTGATTCCACTACTGGTGGTTTTGAAGCAGGTATTTCCAAGGATGGACAGACTCGTGAACATGCTCTTCTAGCTTTTACTCTTGGTGTGAAGCAGATGATCTGTTGCTGTAACAAG ATGGATGCTACTACACCCAAGTACTCAAAGTCCAGATTTGATGAAATTGTGAAAGAAGTCTCTTCCTACTTGAAGAAGGTTGGATACAACCCTGATAAGATTCCTTTTGTTCCCATCTCTGGTTTTGAGGGAGACAACATGATTGAGAGGTCCACAAATCTGGATTGGTACAAGGGTCCTACCCTTCTTGAGGCCCTTGACCAGATCAATGAGCCAAAGAGGCCATCAGACAAGCCCCTCAGGTTACCGCTCCAGGATGTTTACAAGATTGGAGGAATCGGGACTGTACCTGTTGGACGTGTTGAAACTGGTGTCATCAAACCTGGAATCGTGGTGACTTTTGGACCAACTGGATTGACAACTGAAGTTAAGTCTGTGGAGATGCACCATGAAGCTCTCCAAGAGGCCCTTCCGGGTGACAATGTGGGGTTCAATGTGAAGAATGTTGCTGTTAAGGATCTTAAGCGTGGTTTTGTTGCCTCAAACTCCAAGGATGATCCTGCCAAGGAGGCTGCTAATTTTACCTCTCAGGTTATCATCATGAATCATCCTGGTCAGATTGGAAATGGCTATGCCCCTGTTCTCGACTGTCACACCTCCCACATTGCTGTTAAGTTTGGGGAACTTTTGACAAAGATTGACAGACGATCTGGCAAAGAGCTTGAGAAAGAACCCAAGTTCTTGAAGAATGGTGATGCTGGTCTTGTGAAGATGATTCCCACTAAACCTATGGTGGTAGAAACTTTCTCTGAGTATCCTCCTCTTGGTCGGTTTGCTGTGAGGGACATGCGTCAGACTGTTGCTGTTGGAGTCATCAAGAGTGTCGAGAAGAAGGATCCTACTGGAGCCAAGGTCACCAAGGCTGCACAGAAGAAGGGGAAGTGA
- the LOC130737920 gene encoding protein REBELOTE: MGKLGKKARKFAKKNLQSVLRNKRKLNSKFKRKTSKRDNPDIEENQEGDTNPSNGRNTVGEEIQDTSLDAVFSEDDSEVLGDDSDSDGYLSEDSSCAHDTGSDDENKNYIENTNGGSSLLVQNRDVLEELSKKEKKLNRLKEKDPGFSKFLESYDLGIGENTDEEMGSDDEERLDRVQPVDDDSAGSWVGKPLTSASVDSLCKLVKEQHSLSALTCLINAYRAACHNDSEATRVSGCVSSHGIQKSETFCKILMFTLHEADTIFRKFLGISTSSSKKETILDLKNTPKWLSLRPLVKSYLRSTMFLLNQVTESEILTFSICRLRTSIVFLVAFPSLLLKLLKISVHLWATGDGSLSSDSFLIIQDIASVFSSDCLEICVVKMYKAFISHAQVVEQRMFQHIHFLRNSFVELCCLDVQKSSNKAMICVQHLGKILQKGWQTKKKEVVKKICSWQYINCIDLWVTFISANIQDYDLQPLLYMSVQIINGVALLFPGPRYLPLRLRCIQWLNHLACSSGVFIPVTSLVLDVLEYKITKDGGKPGKVFEPLSSVKLPKHWLKSQDFQEECVLSAIELLSEHFAQWSYHLSFPELAIAPLIHLKKLFERTSIESLKRVIKRFIDQVELNVDYVQKKRDEVPFSPKDQQSVESFLQAEKRNGNTPFTQYYKSIMSKAASRKVISNKKSPGKGKKKMQHPNGTVDVITSDS; encoded by the exons ATGGGGAAGCTAGGGAAGAAGGCGAGGAAGTTTGCGAAAAAGAATTTACAGTCAGTTTTGAGGAACAAGAGGAAGTTAAATTCTAAGTTCAAAAGGAAAACTTCAAAAA GAGATAACCCAGATATTGAAGAAAATCAAGAGGGTGATACAAATCCTTCAAATGGAAG AAATACTGTTGGTGAAGAAATACAAGACACTTCCCTTGATGCTGTATTCAGTGAAGATGACAGTGAGGTGCTTGGGGATGATTCAGACAGTGACGGATATCTTTCAGAG GACTCAAGCTGTGCACATGATACTGGAAGTgatgatgaaaataaaaattatattgaga ACACCAATGGTGGTAGTTCCTTATTAGTGCAAAATAGAGATGTTCTGGAAGAActttcaaagaaagaaaaaaagctgAACAGATTGAAAGAAAAG GATCCAGGGTTTTCTAAATTTCTTGAAAGTTATGATTTGGGCATTGGAGAAAACACAGATGAAGAAATG GGTTCGGATGATGAAGAAAGGTTGGATAGGGTGCAACCAGTGGATGATGATAGTGCAGGCTCTTGGGTGGGTAAACCATTGACTAGTGCGTCTGTTGATTCATTGTGTAAACTGGTCAAAGAACAGCATAGTTTGTCTGCCCTTACTTGTCTCATAAATGCTTATAGGGCAGCATGCCACAATGATTCTGAAGCAACCCGTGTCAGTGGTTGTGTCTCATCTCACGGCATTCAGAAAAGTGAAACTTTCTGCAAGATTTTAATGTTCACGCTCCATGAGGCTGATACTATATTTAGGAAATTTCTGGGAATATCGACCTCAAGTTCCAAGAAGGAAACTATTTTGGATCTCAAAAATACACCAAAGTGGTTGTCTCTTAGACCACTTGTTAAGTCATACTTGAGGAGTACCATGTTTCTCCTGAACCAGGTCACTGAGTCAGAGATATTGACCTTCTCAATTTGTCGACTCAGAACTTCAATAGTATTTCTTGTTGCATTTCCATCTTTACTGCTCAAGCTTCTCAAG ATTTCTGTTCATCTATGGGCAACAGGTGATGGGTCTCTGTCATCAGATTCCTTTCTTATCATACAAGATATAGCTTCTGTGTTCAGCTCTGATTGCTTAGAAATCTGCGTTGTCAAAATGTACAAGGCCTTCATTAGTCACGCTCAAGTTGTTGAGCAAAGAATGTTTCAACATATACATTTTCTAAGGAACTCCTTTGTGGAGCTATGCTGTTTAGATGTGCAGAAGTCATCTAACAAAGCAATGATATGCGTACAGCATCTAGGTAAGATATTGCAGAAGGGGTGGCAAACCAAAAAAAAG GAGGTGGTTAAGAAAATTTGTAGTTGGCAGTACATCAATTGCATCGATCTATGGGTTACATTTATATCAGCAAACATTCAAGATTATGATCTTCAGCCACTGCTGTATATGAGTGTACAGATTATAAATGGAGTTGCTCTCCTCTTTCCCGGGCCTAGATACTTGCCACTGAGACTGAGATGTATCCAATGGCTTAATCATCTTGCTTGTTCTAGTGGGGTTTTCATTCCTGTTACGTCATTGGTGCTGGATGTTTTAGAATACAAAATTACCAAGGATGGTGGGAAACCTGGCAAAGTCTTTGAACCTTTGTCTTCCGTAAAG CTTCCAAAGCATTGGTTAAAATCACAGGACTTCCAAGAAGAGTGTGTCTTATCTGCCATTGAACTCCTCTCGGAGCACTTTGCACAATGGAGCTACCATTTATCTTTTCCTGAACTGGCAATAGCTCCACTTATCCACCTTAAGAAGCTCTTTGAGAGAACTTCTATTGAGAGCTTAAAACGTGTTATCAAGCGTTTCATTGATCAG GTAGAGTTGAATGTTGATTATGTGCAAAAGAAAAGAGATGAGGTGCCTTTCTCGCCGAAGGATCAGCAGTCTGTTGAATCATTTCTTCAG GCTGAAAAACGTAATGGTAATACACCGTTTACCCAATACTATAAAAGCATCATGAGCAAGGCAGCTTCTaggaaagtgatttcaaatAAAAAG TCTCCCGGCAAAGGAAAGAAGAAAATGCAACATCCAAATGGCACTGTTGATGTGATTACTTCTGATTCTTGA